The Sinobacterium norvegicum genomic interval GCCAACCAAAGGCATTATTGAATGAACTGGCTCACCCTGTCGTCGGCAGCGTTATCCCCACTTTTGCCATGGCTTTGATGGTGGTTTCCGCTGCGGTTAATCTCTACCTGCCAACAACCGCCGCCGGATTATGGTTAACCGCCGTGTTGCTGCACTGCGCCTTTCTGCTGGTGTTTATTGTTCACCGGGTCAAGGATTTTAAGCTGCACCACATGCTGCCAAGCTGGTTCGTGCCCCCCGTCGGCCTGGCCGTTGCCGCGCTGACCTGCCCCGGTGCCAATTATTATGCGCTGGCTAAGATTATCCTACTCTTCGCCATGACCAGCTATTTAGTGCTGATGCCGGTGATGATTTACCGTTTGATCTTTGCTGCTGCTATTCCCGATACCGCCAAACCTACCATCGCTATACTGGCCGCACCCTCCAGCCTCTGTTTAGCCGCGTATTTAAGCCTGGTTGATCACCCATCTCTGTTGCTCACCGCAGTCTTAGCCGGCATTGCCGTGCTGATGACGGTGGTTATCTATATGGCATTTTTCCATCTACTGAGATTACCATTCAGCCCAGGTTACGCCGCCTTCACCTTTCCCACAGTGATCAGCGCCACTGCGCTGTTCAAAACAGCCGAGCTCGCCGGCCAGTATCCCGGCATCAGTGAGTACGCCAGCACACTGAATCATGCCGCCGTAATAGAGCTGCTGATTGCCACCGTCATTGTCGGTTATGTCGCGGCGCGCTATGTGAATAGCTATTTCGCCAAGCCAGCTTAATCTGGGTTGCATAAACGGATGCAGTGAACCAAAGTGCTTCCTGCTGCGTAACTCTCTGTGTTAGTTAACAAAGGCGGACTCTTTGGCGAGGGCCGCCTGTTATTGCCAGCCACAGTCGAGACGTGTTCTATGCTACTTGAAACCGATATTATTAATGACCTTCCCGAACGCTACAGAGTACAACTGATAAACTCATTGTCTGGCTATAAATCGGCGAATTTAATCGGCAGCTGCAACGCGCAAGGCCTGCTCAATCTGGCGCTGTTTAGCTCGGTCTTTCATGTCGGTGCCTCACCCGCTTTGATCGGCCTTCTATCGCGGCCTGACAGCGTCCCCCGGCATACATTGGAGAACATTCGTGCCACCGGCGAATTCACCGTCAACAGCGTCAGCACTGCTCTTTATCGCCAGGCGCATCTCTGCTCGGCCCGCTCCGATCGTAGTCAATCAGAGTTTGACTTTGCACAACTGACGCCCCAATTCAAAAAAGGCCACCGCGCACCGGCTGTTCAACAGAGCCCGCTGAGCATTTACCTGACCCTGAGGGAGATAACCCCCATAGAGGCCAACAATACGGTGCTGATCATCGGTCAAGTGCAGGCGATAGAGCTGCCGCAACAAGCACTGAGTGAGGATGGTTTTATCGACCATCAACTGCTCGACACCATCTGTGTCTCAGGCCTGGATAGCTACCACAAGACACAGCCTATCGCTCGGCTTGGCCATGCCAAGATGCCGACATCAGCCACCGAGGCCTAAAATAATCCACAACATCACCTCAACATATAGCCGCTATTGATTTGCCATCATTCCCCGCAAGCATTTGGCGCGTTACTATCCAAGGCTAGAGATTCCGTTAAATGATGAGGCCAGCAGTGAGCAATAATAACCAAAAGATTTCCACACCCGACCTCTGTGATAAGTATCCCGAGGTACAGGTACTGGCCCCACTGTTCAATAACTATGGCGGCATTCGTAGCTTTGGCGGTGAGGTAGTGACCGTGAAGTGTTTTGAAGATAACTCTCTGGTAAAGGAACAGGCCAGCTATAACGGCATCGGCAAGGTGATGGTGGTCGACGGCGGCGGCTCGCTTAGACGAGCCTTACTCGGCGATATGATTGCCGAAGATGCCGCCAAGAATGGCTGGGAAGGCATTATAATTTATGGCTGCATCCGCGATGTCGATGAAATAGGCAACACCTCCATCGGCGTTCAGGCGCTCAATACCATGCCGGTGAA includes:
- a CDS encoding flavin reductase family protein codes for the protein MLLETDIINDLPERYRVQLINSLSGYKSANLIGSCNAQGLLNLALFSSVFHVGASPALIGLLSRPDSVPRHTLENIRATGEFTVNSVSTALYRQAHLCSARSDRSQSEFDFAQLTPQFKKGHRAPAVQQSPLSIYLTLREITPIEANNTVLIIGQVQAIELPQQALSEDGFIDHQLLDTICVSGLDSYHKTQPIARLGHAKMPTSATEA
- the rraA gene encoding ribonuclease E activity regulator RraA; translated protein: MSNNNQKISTPDLCDKYPEVQVLAPLFNNYGGIRSFGGEVVTVKCFEDNSLVKEQASYNGIGKVMVVDGGGSLRRALLGDMIAEDAAKNGWEGIIIYGCIRDVDEIGNTSIGVQALNTMPVKTEKRGAGDLNIAVTFAGQTIRPRQYIYADNNGIIVSDHPLSMPQ
- a CDS encoding TDT family transporter — encoded protein: MVKRIQHNINRVPTPMAGLALAIASLGWVWENMTADYAVRLAGASIAAVLLAVLAAKFISQPKALLNELAHPVVGSVIPTFAMALMVVSAAVNLYLPTTAAGLWLTAVLLHCAFLLVFIVHRVKDFKLHHMLPSWFVPPVGLAVAALTCPGANYYALAKIILLFAMTSYLVLMPVMIYRLIFAAAIPDTAKPTIAILAAPSSLCLAAYLSLVDHPSLLLTAVLAGIAVLMTVVIYMAFFHLLRLPFSPGYAAFTFPTVISATALFKTAELAGQYPGISEYASTLNHAAVIELLIATVIVGYVAARYVNSYFAKPA